The window GAAGTACGAAAAAAACACCCACATTTTATCTCCTTATTTTTAGGCATTAATAGACAAACCACAATTAACAAAATACGTGTGACCTCTAAATATCTAACTTAATAAAAGGAAACTACATAAAAAGataggatttttttaaaaataacaaaataaagtaatatatttacaaaaactATAGTATCAATAATAAAAATCGATAAACTTCTATGACTGTCTATCAATATTTGTTACTGATAGAATCTGAAAATTTTCtatagtttgtaaatattttgtcaaatttgctaTTTCTTACAATTTCTTTCTTACAATTTccttaaaaaaggaaaattgtataaacaacaaaataaacaaaatatttatatttcatagAAAAATCTAGATCTAATGTAATAGATTtgattttttgtaatttttttctaCTAAAGGCAAATAGTTTGTTTATTAATTGTTTCCTAAAAAATCCGTCGAAACAacatcaacaataataatattaaaatagaCAAAATATCGAAGTCTTCTTACAAATTGCCAACATAAATCTCATTTAGTCTCCgattcaaatataaatataaagaaaCTACATTTTATCTCGACTCTAACTCACGTTTGAAAAACGATTCCAAATAAATCACACGatactttaaaataaaaactatagtaaattgcttttttaaaaaataagtttcttCTATTTTGGGCATTCACAAATCATTACTTTTTTAGGAAGTTAAATATTAGTTATAAGTATAttagaaataagttttttattCTATAGAAGCagtaagtttttattttaaagttttCTCATTAAATGTAAAGTATTATTAGTTGGTTTGTTCTCTTAccatcaaatatttaaattaagacattgaaaatttaattcgaaagcttaaaaaaaaaaagttacaaaaaACATAGTAATTCAAGTTTGTTTGGAGTAATGTGAGAGTGTGTATAAATGTATAGAGGATACGAACGGTGACAGAATGGAGAATGCGAATGAACTGACAAGAATGTGAGCGGAAGTACAAGAtttattgattttaaaaaaatacctactgaaattgatttttaaataattaaatttatgtttggTATCATATTCTTAAAAGTAATTTTCAATTATCGTGTTTCATTTCAGAAGTTAATTTAGAATTGTTCAAGTTgagaaataattatttatctTTAGATAATTATAGTAAACATCTATTTCTATTTATgttagggatagttgcaaatatagtaactatattcaaaataatgaagtatataacaatatttaaaaaaaaaaatgcaaatatagGAGTATAtcgaaattgcaaatatagactCTTATGTcaaagtctatcggtgatataatctatcaatgataggagtatatcaccgatagattttgctatatttgcaattttttaaaaaatattgttacatacttaataattattctaaaaactGCTATCCAATATAATTAGGGTTATTTTACTGTTAAATTATTGTACACATGGTTgattatatgtttatatatagaCACCGTAAAATATCAAAACAAATATAACGGTTTACTTTATTAACAATTAATGATAGGTTGCATCTTTTATTCCCATATTTAACTAACCAACGATATCTTATACAAAATTTATAACCATTTTGTGAGTTATTAGTCGGAATTATCGAACAAATATCACATATGACCTAATTCTTCAAAATATCAATTTGaaatgattttatatttttctaaggTTAATTTTAATTCATGCCAAACACCaccatttgaaagaaaaatgattttaacaaagaaaaaacacacTTTTATATTTTTCGTAAGCTTTGATTTCTCCAATTTACTCATTCATCCTTTTCGTTTGTTTCTACGTAATCACCCGCGACAAATTTCGTTCTTCAAAATACCATTCTATTATagtaatagaaaaaaaaattactttattCATACTAtgaatttaacttttaaaacaTTGACGAAAGGAAACTTTAAATTAGTGAAGTTTAGAATGTAAActttaaccaatttttttctGAAGGGTCAAAGTGAGTCAACGAGTTGACACACCCTTTCTCGTTCTAGTTCTCCGAAGACCACTAAAACGACGCCGTATTGACAGGCTGTACCGGCGAAGCAAAAATTCACCGACGGCTCCATTCAAAGGACGAGATTGCAAAAAGCCGCAATAAATTCCAAAAAGAGTTAAAAATCACTTTATCCTCTCAGATTCTGAGAGAACTCACGAGCTTTCCTTACAATTTCCACTCAAATCGATGAACTAATTCCAAATTTCTCCGAACAACAACAACTACTCGAACAGATTGTTTCCTCATATACCGTCGGTTCCGAACCCGCACCGGAGATCagcagaaagaaaaaaaaaatgagtaaCGATGCTAAGAGAAGCATTCAAGGGAATCTAATGGTGAAATCTGTGTCGGAAGATCGGAAACCACCGGCTGTGACGGCTACTGGGAAGAAAATTGTTATCAAGAGTGCTGATATGTTTGGTGATGTGCAGAAAGAGGCTATCGATGTCGCCATAGCTGTAAGTTCTATTTTCTCGATcgctatttatttatttgttttttttttgttaatttcgtatttgaatttcatatttggACTGTTGTTCTTTCTCATGATCTTTTGTGGATTTTTGTATTAGGCATTTGAAAAGCATAGTGTAGAGAAGGATATAGCAGAGTGTATTAAGAAAGAGTTTGATAAGAGACATGGACCGACCTGGCACTGCATTGTTGGCCGTAATTTTGGTAACTGATCTTCCTCTTCCTATAAAAATTCAGCTGACGTTTTTTGTGATTTTGCTGCTTGATAATGTGCCTTCTCGTTTCGACTTTGGTGCGAAGGTTTACATCGTGAATGGAATAGATCTACATTTTTAGGTTGCTTGGTAGAAGTGTTTGATCTGGTTAGATTACCTGCATTTGATAATAAGCGGTCCTTCCACAAGATTTAATTGAATTGAGCTGATTTAGAGTTGTTAAGACTAACTTTTACAGAGAACTTGAAAGTTTTTCTTCTCAATTTTGTTCATTCCCTTTCCTTCTATCCTCTGATGTTAGTCTTTCGTGAAATTTGAACTCAAATCACCATGGACTAATTTAATGTTATGAAGATGGTGGGTGTTTGTCGAGAAATTATTCAGTTAGGCTGCCACAATGTAGTGAATAGTTTCTTGTTATTGGATGCATGAGAGAAAAGTATCTTGAATTTATAGCCAAAGGTTATTAAGTGgcatgcaatttttttaaatcaacACCCATTGGTTATTATATGTGACTGCCTCATGTCATGGTTGAGATTAGTCGTGTTGTAAATAAGTCGACACAAAGTTATCTTGAAAAAGAAACTGAAACTTTAACTTGTCCTGGTTGCTGCTGGATTAGAGGTTGTTGTTGAGTTGAACGGGTCTTCTTTTGTGGAAGACAGGAGTTATTTTGGTTTGCAAACTTTCCGGGATGGGTGGTTATCCTCTACTTAGAACAAGGGTAGTCCGTTCTCTGTCTTTGGTTGTTTGTTTTGAGGTTGTtgtatttcatttattttccaaagaaaagaaaaagaaactgaAACTGTCGGCTCTTCTAGAAGTTAACTCAAACCCCTGAGCATAAGAACCCTTAACCCCTTAAAGCTGATTTCCATGGTAGGTGGTTTAACGTTTCTCAAGGCCAATAATTTTGTTTTCGGTTTTGAGTTGGCAACCCAATTAATGAAGGTCAAGGTGACAATGGAAAAGGGTCCCTTCCTTCTCGGGGGGTGAGAGAGAGTCTAATCTGTCCTCCATAACTTTAGTCAACTTCGTGCAGAACATTTATCTCCCTTTTTCTTCCCTTGTATAATTTGGTCCAGGTCTGAAAATGCTTACAATTTGCTTTCAATTCCCTTCTATTGCATTCGACAAGAGAAAATAGTGGATTTCTTGATATTTCTTGAGCCGAGTGGTCAATGTCAATGACAATGTTATCATTATCAACATGTATGGCTAGTAATTAGGCTCTATTCTTCAAATGTTCCATATTTTGTCTACTCTCTTTTTGAGCAACAAAATCTCATGGTTACTCCATGTAAATTTATCTATCTTTGTGAGTGAAGACATTTGTAACATCAAGCTGGTGCAAATACCAATTATGTGTTGCGTCCGACAAGGTGAATACTGTGATACAAGTCTATCATATAAGGTTTCAAAATTGGAGATCATCTTTGTGATTGAAAATATCATTCTTTAACATCAACGGGGTATTTGAACCACCAACTTCAAGTGGGTGGATCAGACTATTGTATTATAGTCCACCTCAAGTTGGAGTTTTCAATTATTATAACCTATAATTAACTACATTATTACTGTTTCAAATTCTTCTTTGTTACTCTTTTTACTATTTCTTATTTATTCTCTCTCTTGGTTATAGTGTTTACTATTTCCTACCCAAACTGAAATAGTTTGCACCTCAAAGAAGTGAACTATTATAACCTTCAAACCCACTTAATATAATAACCAATTCAGTGTCCTAAAATACTTCCCAAATTGATATCACGTTGAGTAGTGGCCATTAAAATGAAAGTCGATCATTTAAGTGGTTTAGGGTCGGGGGTTTCTCTTACAATCAAAACTTATAAAGCTACCTAAAACAGTGTGGATTAGATCCATGGTCCTGAATGTTGAACTTTCTGGTGTTTCTATGACAGGTTCGTACGTGACACACGAGACAAACCACTTTGTTTACTTCTACTTGGATCAGAAAGCAGTTTTGTTGTTTAAATCTGGTTGATAAACATGTATATTATGCAGATTAATGAATCTTATTAACTGATTTTATGATCATCGCAGTttaatcaaatgatgatatcctTTGTGGACAAGACAGCCTTCCCTTTTTCCACATCTCTTTTTTCTCGTATCTAATGATTTTGCTTAGGACACTTCAGCCTTTATATTAGACATAATCAGCTTTGTTCACACGCATTCTGTTCAAAAGTAGTTTTCATTTTCCTCCATGTTGATTGCATTTGTTGCAGTTCTATATTATCATGAGGTTCGACTTTTTGATGGATTTCTACTAAGATACTCTGATCTGAATTCATTTAGAGTCATTAACCCATCATAAGACTCGTTTAAACATAGCTTACTTGTAGGGCTAACAATGGGACTGGGAGAGATTAACCAATCCCGTCCCCCATTGGAGAACGTCATTCGATTCCCGCCATTAGAAGGGGGGACAGTATTAGAATCCCCAGTCAAACAAGTTCTTTTTGCCAATCCTACTTGGTCAATAAAGATCAAGAAGGCTTAAATCACCCCTGTAAAGAAAGTGCGAAGATAAAAGAGGAAAATAAAATGGTGTGCCTTTTGgttcttcaattttttaaaattcatttttatcattttagacCATTTCTTTTACAAGTTTACAATTTTAAGTTCAATACTTAAACGGAACGTGGATagcaattattttaaatattacaagTCTTGTAGACATATGAGTTTGAACCTTTGTCTTAGTTCTTGAGCTGTGTCATCATTTTTCAATACcacattaagaaaaaaatgtttcttaaaaaacCCATTCTTTTTTGGTAAATTTGTTTAATCAAAACTGTTTAAAATACACTCCAACATTCTCGGTACATGACATGTCGtaagtaagttttttttttacatctaTGAAAAGGCTTTTTATAAAATAGCATATTTCATAAACTCATACCATTAGAAATGACTTATAATGATCATTTCCAAAGGATATAAAAGGAGCAACTCAAATGACAAAAAGACGTCTAAAAGCTTAATATATATTCGTCGTAGCTTTTCCAAGAATTGGctccaaacacattttaaagACTCAACTGTAATTTGAAGTACCAACGTGAACTTAGCTCAACGATAATTGACATAATCTTTTTCTCTAAAACTTGAGGAGGTCAATAAAACTTCGAGAACCATGAAAAAAATGACCAACTCTTGAGTCTCCAGGACCTATATGTGCGTGCAACCTAGAACACATTCCTTAGTTCGACGCCCATGGGAAATATGGACTTCTTAATGTATTCTATAAAAAATGAACATATATCTTGATTAGTATTTAGTACGCGTTGAGACCGTCTTATCATTAATTCTAGTAGTTTCTTTTGTTAATTTGATATTTGAAAAAGCCTATGATTCATTGACATTCTTCCATGCAATCTAAATAAAGAGTTTAAGTTCTTTAATGAAAACAATTGTAAATTCCACTCAATATTTTCTTATTGAAACATGAATGAGGGTATAAATCGATACcactaaatttaaattaataaaattattaattcaGGGTTCATTGGAATAcaatctttattattatttgtagaTGTATTGGATTAAATATGTGGTGAAGGAGAATCAAGCTTCTGATAATTTTGAAGTTGATAGTATAAATATTATGTCAATTGATTATATACTCATCTTGACATACATTTCAAAATTTAAggatataaattaatatattttaaagttcttataatcaaatttcttttgttttgagTGAGTTTGGACCAAATGACAGGAATGACATTTGCCAAGAATATAGAAGACAAAGTTAAGAAAATAACATGATTCGAGTTGAGGGTAAAACCTTAAAGACAAAAATGGGCCTAAGGGAAAAGAGATTTGGTTAAGCAAAGGTCGAGCCTCATCAAATACCTAATGGGGCATGCACGAGTGACTATTATTCTAGGCCCAAAATATAGCTAAAGTGAGGTGCTAGGCCTTAGCCTTGGCCAAGGACGAACCCTAACAAAATGTTAAACGGAACACACACCTAATTAGTTTAGGATAAACCTATAGCACCTCGAAGACTCTAAAGAAAGGAATTCAAGACTAACTACAACTATAAATATATCATTATGGTTCCACCAAATGTAACTTCAacttcttacttcttttttattatttaattttcttttcgaCTTAGGCATCACATAACCACTTTTTCTTGATTTTACAAGtcatttattttcaaattacaaatttatcGACCAAACTTCAGCCTTACACGACGAGTCACATCTAAATTAATATTTCCAACTTTAGGATAAAACTTCAGCCTCATGCATCCTTAATCCAGCCATCCTCTAAAAGACTTGATTCTTATTTGCATGCATTAATTAACTTCAttatgaaacaaaaaaaaaaaaaaactttatttttaaTGATTAAAATTCCattaaatacttttaaaaagctaaaaagcaaaaatttaaaaactcaTTTAAACACTACTTTAATATCGATATTCTTTTTTGTTGTTTCACTTTAAAAAAGATAGTCATTTTAAAACTCATACAATCAACCTTAAAGAAGTGATTGTTCTAGTCCGTTcacttttattttcattttatttaaaaaaaataaaaaaaaaatttcctatTTAATAATTCAAACACTAAATAAACTAACAATGACCGAAATAAACAATTCAAAAGTacataaactaaaaataaatcaaagtaaaaaaataatgaCCAAAACGAACAATTTGACAGATCATAAACCCAAATGAACTAAACATAACAATCTAATTACCAAAACAATCTATATAGAAACAGATCAGAAGAATAACTAAAATGAATATATTAAAAGTCAAATTACGAAagtaatatttgaaaaaaagaaagaaaaaaagatttaaGGTAAGTAAAAAAGGGGaaattccaaaaatggggttGGTGTGTggccctcccccccccccccccccccccccccccctcccccttACGCTCTCAGTCCTTTCAGTCCTTTTTGTAAGAAAGAGGCAAAGAAAAAGCCAAAAGAAGTGTCAGAAGAAGGGTAGTTGCCAAATTGTGGGAGATTTTCACCTTTCCTTTTTCCTAATTGCTTCTCTTCTAGGGAGCAAAATTAATGCCTCCAAACAAAAATAAaccctaatttttctttttcatttcaaaaaaataccCTCGTTCTTTTTCAAACTTAATACCCTCCAACCCTAATTCATCGGATATTAGGTCATGGATTCAAGTTCAAGTATTACTTATTACTTCAATCCTTGTATTTGAATTGATTTAACCTATTCATAAAAATGGATCGTTTTTAGTATCAAATTaagtatatttaaaaaattagaaagatAAAACGAGAAGGAAAggaatgtaataatatttttaaaccTATGATTCAAATTGAAACAAAGGGAGTTAGATTAGGGTTTTTCTCATCTCATCCATTGTTGGACAAAAacgtaatttagtaaattacaaAAGGGTACTTCCGTAATTTTCATCCGAAACCCTCTCAAAACTGTCCCCTCCGATTCCTCGTGGCTTTGCGGTTATTATTACTACTAGAAGCCGCCttcgccgccgccgccgccattgaagaagaagaagaagaagaagaaggagattCAGAGCTGGAAGACGACGGGGTTTTACGagaattattattatctttcaTAAAACTCTCTTCTTCATCCATGAAAATCTGCTTGCGCCTACATTCCTCACTGCAAAATCCCCTATCTCctctacatatatatatatatatataaccaaaaaaaaaaaaaaaaaagaagacataagaaaagaaaagaaaagaaaagaaaggagagAATTGAATTGAGTTGAATTACTTGTACATGTAGATATCATTTCCAGGCAGGAGTTTGTGTTGGCAGAGGAAGCAGGAATGGAGGCGAGAGGAGGGGGTTTTGAgagaggatttggagtagttgaggGTGAGATTTGTGAGAAGGATGGAGGTGGAGTAGGGTTTTTTAGGGAAATCTCCTTGGTTGGATTCTAAAATCACGCTTAACCCCACCattgttgttgttgatgttgGAGCATTCCACTTCAGGGAGAAAAATGTGGGAATGGAATTTTGTGTTGAATAAATAAGGAAATGGTTTGGAAAacgaaaaagaaagaaagaaagaaagaaagaaagaaagaaagaaagagaaaaggagaaggaagaagaagatgaagattgTACGGATTGTGTGAGTGTCGGGGTCCAGCAGtgattttagaaataaaaatattttttagtacaatccattttgtaaaattgattctcaaataccaaaaatgattttaaaattatactataaaaattaaaaaaaaggtactttgagtatttaaaaattatttttctaaaattactTCTTTGGATTGATAAATATCGTATTTTTGTGTACAAGCGATTTTGGAAAAAGTGGTTTTGGGACAGTGTAAAAACATTGATTTGACTTCTACGCTTATTAACTGCCACGTactctctccttttttttttcttgaacaATTTTCATGAAACTTACAAATTATAAACAAATTCCCATGAACTTTACCTTTTTGTATATTATGTGGAAAGTGCTTCCGAAGTTTAAAAGATTTTAAGAACAatcttaaacttaaaaaaaaaaaaaaagattctaaaaaTATTCATATAATTGTTGAAATCTTGTTAGAAAAAATATCcaaaaactttataaaatacTCTTTATGTTAATGAAAGTGACCAAATAGTAACTTCAAACATAAAAAAACGATGAATATGTTTAATGTTTTATTAGGTTTGAAAACCATCAATTCTAAACAATAACATCGTAATTTATAAACAACATGAGGTTTTTGGAATTGGCGGTCTTCTTGAACAAgcaatttcattttttaatataataatagtattttCGATTATGAGAGCATTTTCGTCACAACCAAAAAATTAATCCACTGATACATTTTACTATGTTCACAAAAACACGAGACAAATCTCTAACACACGAAATTACATTATATTTTAGGGTCGATTCCGATTGAGATTGTTTAagagaaaacaaaaatgtaagtttTTATAAAAGTAtgttactttatttatttatttttccaaatcTCCCTTAAACTATAACAATTTTATAATTACATCCCTTagattttaaattcaaataatcACTTTTTTTCTCTACAActatatttttctaattttatacattgtatattatttaaaaaatcaaataaaacatatttctaaaacattttaattatatttttaaaaatacttagattaaaaagatacattttaaaaacttaaagaGTAGACAAGTTCtaagattttatattttaagttttggttttaatttctatttggtaCATAGAtttgataatatgtgtttaactaagttcattttcttgaaaataTAGAGTACGTAAATATAGAAAATATGTCAAACGTGGGTATAATTCAACTAACAATATATAGTGTGTTAAAATTCTATATTTATCGTTGTTTGTAAGttttacatatatataactTAGAGGCATTTTCAAGTATTGATGCTGATGTCAATATTGAATTTTCAAACAATGCATTAATATTGACAAAATAAAGTTGATTACATCAGTTAACAAAGATGATTTTTGGATGGAGTTGATTGGATCTTGGCTAGGATTGTCAAAGAGTTTTCAAGCATTAGAGAATTAAAGTCATTGAGATGAAAGATATTGAATTGAGGTTGCAAGCTCTGTTTGATCGGTTTGGATCGTTGGTGCCGTTGCTGATTATGGACATTCTAATTCAGCCGATGCCATTGTAGATTTAAAGGAGGTAAATGACAATCtctaaaagaaaatcaatatttGATAACGTAATATCTCTAGCTTCTGCTCTTACGATTGTATCTTTTTCAAAATGCCCAAAATTTTGTAATTTGGTTGTGCACTCGTTAGCCAAGTTAACTGTTTCTAaggttttagttttttttctgAATTGTCGTGGATCTTCCTCAGATATCTCACTTGTTTTTCCTCGGTGTATGAAGAGAAGTTTTAGTTAGTTTctatttcttgaaaaaaaaaaaaaaaaaaaaaagccaaatgatttatttattttgtttttggttgGGGAAAGAAGCTTTAAAATGACAATTAAATTTTACCTTTGTCAAAAAGTGAAAGTCCCATCATCATGTTTCAtagggaaaagaaaaatggatttATGGTGTTGTTGAATGAAGTAATATTGTGGTCCATAT is drawn from Cucumis melo cultivar AY chromosome 11, USDA_Cmelo_AY_1.0, whole genome shotgun sequence and contains these coding sequences:
- the LOC103497840 gene encoding uncharacterized protein LOC103497840, which encodes MSNDAKRSIQGNLMVKSVSEDRKPPAVTATGKKIVIKSADMFGDVQKEAIDVAIAAFEKHSVEKDIAECIKKEFDKRHGPTWHCIVGRNFGSYVTHETNHFVYFYLDQKAVLLFKSG
- the LOC103497839 gene encoding FCS-Like Zinc finger 15 is translated as MVGLSVILESNQGDFPKKPYSTSILLTNLTLNYSKSSLKTPSSRLHSCFLCQHKLLPGNDIYMYKGDRGFCSEECRRKQIFMDEEESFMKDNNNSRKTPSSSSSESPSSSSSSSSMAAAAAKAASSSNNNRKATRNRRGQF